The DNA sequence AAATACAGAAGCCGTCATGGTGTTTCGACGTGATGACCATGTAACGCATGCCCGCATCTTGCGCAATGCGCACCCACTCGCGCGCGTCGAAACCGACCGGGTTGAATTGCGTGTAGAGCTGGTCGTACTCCTCGCGCGGCACTTGCTTCCCGCGCGACCAGCCGATTTCGGTGCCTTTCAGCGAAACTGGACCCCAATGGATGAACATGCCAAATCGCCAGGACTGCCACTGGGCCAGGGACTGCGGGTCGGGGGAATGTGGCGTCTCTTGGGCGTTCGCGGACCCGATTACCGGCAGGAACACGAACAGGAACGTCATTACAGGCGATGTCAGATTCCGCATGGAAAATCTTCCTCTACTTGCCGCGCAGTTTCACCGGATACGTGCCCGCGTGTGTGCGCGATAAACCACTATAGAACATGCCCTGTCGGAATGCCAAGACTCCAGAGGCGGCGCGTTCAAGGCGGTGCGCCGCCATACGGGCATCTGTTCCGGCCGCGTAAGAGACAGCGGCGGTTCCGTCCGCGGGCCTTGATGGTCGCGGATGCTTGCTCTATGATGCGCGTATGAATGCCGATGCCGGAGAGCGGGAGGGCATCCCCCGCGATGGCCCGAAGAGGTCAGGCGGACACTGGCGGGTGTTGTTGGCCGCCGGGCTGTTGTATTCGCTTGCCTGGGTGGTGGTGAATGTATACCTCGTCGCCGGACTGCAGTGCGAGGCGGTGACCGTACAGGGTC is a window from the Candidatus Hydrogenedentota bacterium genome containing:
- a CDS encoding alpha-L-fucosidase; translated protein: MRNLTSPVMTFLFVFLPVIGSANAQETPHSPDPQSLAQWQSWRFGMFIHWGPVSLKGTEIGWSRGKQVPREEYDQLYTQFNPVGFDAREWVRIAQDAGMRYMVITSKHHDGFCIWDSALTDYDIMATPFKRDILRELSDACKEARLPFGTYHSILDWYQPDYNVEG